In the Phaseolus vulgaris cultivar G19833 chromosome 7, P. vulgaris v2.0, whole genome shotgun sequence genome, one interval contains:
- the LOC137828141 gene encoding isoflavone 7-O-methyltransferase-like yields MGSMDNQEAIELFEGQNILYMQLFGHLKPLCLKWALQLGIPDIIHSHGKPVTLSHLVSTLQVPPSKTAFVQRLMRFLAHDKIFDIHHSQEDHEVAYALTPASKLLVNGSGHCLSPMVRLITDPLLMSKYHHLGEWICGEDPTLYETALGTSVWELLDREPKYLSLFSEGMASDSQMVDLALKNCTSAFESLDSMVDVGGGTGTTARIISEAYPKMKCVVLDLPQVIANSTGTNNLSFLGGDMFKSIPQADAILLKWVLHDWDDENCVKILKNCRETISSKGNRGKVIVIETVINEKLDNKDVTQTKLSLDMTMLAINGKERTEEEWKTLFTEAGFKDYKLFPIFGFRSLIEVYP; encoded by the exons ATGGGTTCAATGGATAACCAAGAAGCCATTGAGCTCTTTGAAGGCCAAAATATTTTGTACATGCAGTTATTTGGCCACCTTAAACCTTTGTGCCTTAAGTGGGCTCTACAACTAGGTATTCCAGACATAATACACAGCCATGGAAAACCTGTTACTCTTTCTCACTTGGTCTCAACTCTTCAAGTTCCACCATCTAAGACTGCTTTTGTGCAGCGGTTAATGCGCTTTTTGGCACACGATAAAATCTTTGATATCCACCACAGCCAAGAAGATCACGAAGTAGCATATGCTCTAACTCCAGCATCAAAACTTCTTGTCAATGGCTCTGGCCATTGTTTATCTCCAATGGTTCGGTTGATCACTGATCCACTTCTCATGAGTAAATACCACCACTTGGGAGAATGGATTTGTGGGGAGGACCCCACACTGTATGAGACAGCCTTAGGGACAAGTGTTTGGGAACTTCTTGACAGAGAACCTAAATACTTGAGTCTCTTCAGTGAGGGCATGGCTAGTGATTCCCAAATGGTAGACTTGGCTCTCAAAAATTGCACTTCAGCTTTTGAGAGTTTAGATTCCATGGTGGATGTAGGTGGTGGAACCGGAACCACGGCCAGAATTATCAGCGAAGCATATCCTAAGATGAAATGTGTTGTGCTTGACCTTCCTCAGGTTATAGCAAACTCCACAGGAACCAATAATTTAAGCTTTCTTGGTGGTGACATGTTCAAATCTATCCCTCAAGCTGATGCAATCCTACTAAAG TGGGTTCTACATGATTGGGATGACGAAAATTGCGTAAAGATTCTGAAAAACTGTAGAGAAACTATTTCAAGCAAAGGCAACAGAGGAAAGGTGATTGTCATAGAAACAGTGATAAATGAAAAGCTTGATAACAAAGACGTGACTCAAACAAAACTGAGTTTGGATATGACAATGTTGGCTATTAATGGAAAAGAGCGAACTGAAGAAGAATGGAAAACACTCTTCACTGAAGCAGGATTCAAAGACTACAAATTGTTTCCCATTTTTGGTTTTAGATCCCTTATTGAGGTTTATCCATAG